A genomic region of Arcobacter sp. LA11 contains the following coding sequences:
- a CDS encoding DEAD/DEAH box helicase — MTFKDFNFKANLQKSIDDAGFKEPSPIQKDAIPVVLQGKDIVGQAQTGTGKTAAFGLPIINMMKGNKGVEAVVIVPTRELAMQVSDELFRFGKNCGVHTATVYGGQSYNMQLRNIDRSSIIVATPGRLIDLLKGKKINISPSYVVLDEADEMLDMGFLDDIKEIFTYIPKERQTLLFSATMPQAIKKLAQNILVEPEFITITKSEVTNSKITQSFYVVDEYERDDALIRLYDFKNPEKSIIFCRTKKEVDRLSTYLVSQGHSAKGLHGDMEQRQREEVIKSFKKGTLEVLIATDVAARGLDVNDVSHVFNYHLPFDSESYVHRIGRTGRAGKEGVAVSIVTPHEFRMIQKIQKTTGGKLEAKVVPNINSVKEKKTNTLKSKIGNQKVYDSGIDLVESLKEDFDLSTIAHKLASILTNATYVKGSNYIGKSETDIERLFERLKNDSGGDRDSRGRGRGRGGYRGGNRNGGRGGNRGGRSGGSRDGNRGGRSGNRNGNRDNRRG; from the coding sequence ATGACTTTTAAAGACTTTAATTTTAAAGCAAATTTACAAAAATCGATCGATGATGCAGGTTTTAAAGAACCAAGTCCTATCCAAAAAGATGCTATTCCTGTAGTTTTACAAGGTAAAGATATTGTTGGTCAAGCACAAACAGGAACTGGTAAAACAGCAGCATTTGGACTTCCTATTATTAATATGATGAAAGGAAACAAAGGTGTTGAAGCTGTAGTTATTGTTCCAACAAGAGAACTTGCTATGCAAGTATCTGACGAATTATTTAGATTTGGTAAAAACTGTGGTGTACATACAGCAACTGTTTATGGTGGGCAATCATATAATATGCAGTTAAGAAATATTGATAGGTCATCAATTATTGTTGCAACACCAGGAAGATTAATTGACCTTTTAAAAGGTAAGAAAATTAATATTAGTCCTTCATATGTTGTTTTAGATGAAGCGGATGAGATGTTAGATATGGGATTTTTAGATGATATTAAAGAAATCTTTACATATATTCCAAAAGAGAGACAAACATTACTTTTCTCAGCAACTATGCCACAAGCAATTAAAAAACTTGCTCAAAATATTTTAGTAGAACCTGAATTTATTACAATAACTAAATCAGAAGTTACTAACTCAAAAATTACTCAATCATTTTACGTAGTAGACGAATATGAGAGAGATGATGCGCTAATTAGATTATACGATTTTAAAAATCCTGAAAAATCTATCATTTTCTGTAGAACAAAAAAAGAAGTTGATAGATTATCTACTTATTTAGTATCTCAAGGTCATAGTGCAAAAGGTCTTCATGGTGATATGGAGCAAAGACAAAGAGAAGAAGTAATTAAATCATTTAAAAAAGGTACATTAGAAGTTCTTATTGCAACTGATGTTGCGGCACGTGGACTTGATGTAAATGATGTATCTCACGTATTTAATTATCACTTACCTTTTGATTCAGAGTCTTATGTACATAGAATTGGAAGAACTGGACGTGCAGGAAAAGAAGGTGTTGCAGTTTCAATTGTAACTCCACATGAATTTAGAATGATTCAAAAAATTCAAAAAACAACTGGTGGAAAATTAGAAGCAAAAGTTGTTCCAAATATTAACTCTGTAAAAGAGAAAAAAACAAATACATTAAAATCAAAAATTGGTAATCAAAAAGTTTATGATTCTGGAATTGATTTAGTAGAATCTTTAAAAGAAGATTTTGATTTATCAACTATTGCTCATAAATTAGCATCAATTTTAACAAACGCTACTTATGTAAAAGGTAGCAATTATATTGGTAAGTCAGAAACAGATATTGAAAGATTATTTGAAAGATTAAAAAATGATTCTGGCGGAGATAGAGATTCAAGAGGTCGAGGTCGTGGCCGAGGTGGATATAGAGGCGGAAACAGAAATGGTGGTCGAGGTGGAAACAGAGGCGGTAGATCTGGTGGAAGTCGTGATGGAAACAGAGGTGGTAGATCTGGTAATCGAAACGGTAACAGAGATAATAGAAGAGGTTAA